In the Carassius gibelio isolate Cgi1373 ecotype wild population from Czech Republic chromosome B24, carGib1.2-hapl.c, whole genome shotgun sequence genome, one interval contains:
- the LOC128013329 gene encoding uncharacterized protein LOC128013329, giving the protein MADDEALGAPPRVMPVFMGNPWVQKYGGNESEVRLSEWRAQIEYLAGLQGLSATQQLQFALNSLDGEARREVQAAPEAVRTTAQSVFRFLTERYGDATPTAVLRAQFFSSKQGPRQSVRAFALQLRERVTRLQGRPDHGLGDSETLLRDQFLLGLREGPVRQGLRVQFRREPELTFEDLKKEAVALENDQVEVQKPPVCAAVSSSAVAVPDMAEWKQTLKLELLKDVREQMAELTKTLVDELRSEATRPEVRPISRDRVYSDGNRDAGRRPNRPNRPQFEWDEQGRPICNRCGQPGHYSRQCGPRRGSEGGF; this is encoded by the coding sequence ATGGCCGACGACGAGGCACTGGGGGCCCCACCCCGAGTCATGCCAGTGTTCATGGGAAACCCCTGGGTCCAGAAATATGGAGGAAATGAGTCAGAGGTGCGCCTCTCCGAATGGCGGGCTCAGATCGAATATCTGGCCGGGCTACAGGGACTGAGCGCGACCCAACAGCTACAGTTTGCCCTCAACTCCCTTGACGGGGAAGCGCGGCGGGAAGTCCAAGCCGCCCCCGAAGCTGTCCGAACCACCGCCCAGTCTGTGTTCAGATTCCTGACGGAAAGGTATGGTGACGCCACTCCAACTGCGGTTCTCCGGGCCCAGTTCTTCAGCAGCAAGCAGGGCCCCCGCCAATCCGTCAGAGCTTTCGCCCTCCAACTACGGGAGCGAGTTACCAGGCTGCAGGGACGCCCAGACCATGGTCTCGGAGATAGTGAGACTCTGTTGAGGGACCAATTCCTGTTGGGGCTAAGGGAAGGCCCGGTACGCCAGGGACTTAGAGTCCAATTCAGAAGGGAGCCGGAACTCACCTTCGAAGACCTAAAGAAGGAAGCGGTGGCATTGGAGAACGATCAGGTTGAGGTGCAAAAACCCCCTGTGTGTGCGGCCGTAAGTAGCTCCGCAGTGGCTGTCCCCGACATGGCAGAGTGGAAACAGACTCTGAAGCTCGAACTCCTAAAGGATGTCCGGGAGCAGATGGCGGAGCTAACCAAGACGCTCGTGGACGAGCTGCGTTCTGAGGCTACCAGGCCAGAGGTGAGGCCCATCTCGCGGGACCGGGTGTACTCGGACGGGAACAGGGACGCAGGGAGGCGACCTAACCGGCCCAACCGGCCCCAGTTTGAATGGGACGAGCAAGGACGACCTATCTGCAACCGCTGTGGCCAACCAGGCCATTACAGCCGACAGTGTGGTCCTCGAAGAGGTTCGGAGGGGGGTTTTTAG